The SAR324 cluster bacterium genomic sequence AAGGATGGACGATATTGTTCTGCAGCTTGATAAACAATATCATTGAAATCAAACAATTTACGTATCAAAGCCTTTTCATGGGAATGCTTCAAAAGTTCAAAATCTATTTCAGCTTGTGGATCAAATTTCTCAAATTTGCGCACAATACTCTGTATTCGAACATATGCATAGATTAAATAAACGCCTGTATTCCCCTCTGAAACTAGCCAGTCCTTCAATGAGAAAGTGATCTGCTTGTTCGGATCTTGGTTGAGCATTCCATATTTGATTGCAGCAACCGCCACCTTACGAGTAGTAGATTCGATTTCACCATCAGACCAACTTTCTCTATGTGACTCGAGGTAGTTGATTCGCACAAAATCGCACATCTCCCGCTGTAGTTTCGAAAACAGAATTACGTTTCCTGCCCTTGAGCTCATCTTGCCTTCTGGCATTACTACTAAGGCATATGGCAGATGAAAACAATTGCTAGCCTGTTCATACCCCATTTTATTAAGTGTAGCGAAGACTTGCTGAAAATGAAGAGTTTGTTCAGCACCAACTACATAGATCGAACGTTCTATCCCAAATTCTTCGAACTTCCGCTTGGCGAGGGCCAGATCTTTGGTTGAATAGAGCGTATTTCCATCTGATTTCAGCAAAAGGAAAAAACCCAGCTTTTCATCGTTTAAATCAACACCAATCGCCCCATCGGATTTTTGAAAAAGACCGTCCTTGGCCCCTTGGATAACCAACTGCTTGCCCTCTTCATCAACTTCAGATTCATAAAAGACATGATCGAACTCTGTTCCCAGCCATTTGTAGATCTGCTCAAAATCCTCCAAGGACCAGTTTCTTGTCTCCTCCCAGATCTGAGTTATCTGGGGCTCTTTCTCTTCTAATTTAGCTAGTAAAGCGCTAATTTTCTTTTGAGTTTCTTCCTTCTCTGATCCAGTTTGCCCTTCCAAGGCCCAGGTTGATGCGGTGTAAAGTTCCCCCAGCCATTCCCCCTTATGGATATATGGAGGACTTTCGTTATTTTTTTCTTGGTAGAACCAGAGGCATTTAGCGATGTGAGTTCCAACATCACCTATGTAGTTGGCCGCGATAACTTGATAGCCATTATAGCGGAATAGCTGAACTAGACTATCTCCAAGGGCAACATTTCTACAATGGCCGACATGAAAACCCTTGTGGGTATTAGGCTGGGAAAACTCAATCATCATCTGAGTTTTCTGCTCTGAGGAGTTCTTTGAAAACCAATTCCCTTTATGGATTTCAGGTAACACCTGCTTGGCCATTTCGGATGAATTGACTTTTACATTCAGATAGGGCCCAAGCGAAGAAAAACTCTCAAAAAGTGAGGATTCGTAGAGATTTGCTTGAAGATCCAACATTAATTCATTGGCAATTTGCGCTGGGGCTTTTCTAAAAATTTTTGCAAGAGTAAAGCATGGAAAAGCGTAGTCACCCATTTCCTGCTGTGGAGGAGTCTCAATGAGCCCAACCAATGATTCCAAAGTACATTCGTAATCGGGTTGAAGTTTGAGCAGGGTTAGGTGGATACCCATTCCAAGACTTCGTACAAAAATATTCATGGTGGATCGTGATAGTAAGCAGAAAAAACAACAATAATGATCTAAAAAATTGCAGGAAAAAGGCAAGTTTGATCAATAGGAGACAAGGCAAGGAGGGGGGCGGATTGCACACGTCCAAGAGGCACCCCTCCCCTTTTCCGAGGCAATCCGCTAGAGGTCACCAACCATGGGGTTGATGACCAGAGAGCAGGTCCATTTCTGAGGAGCACCCCTCTCCTCAACTGGGCGACCCGCCCATAACCGCCCAAGTAGGCGGCTTAATTAATATTCAATCAATAAAAATTTTTTCCAGTGGTACTTGACTTTCGTTGATAATAGCAAGCTAGTTAGGAGTAATTAAATTTGATCTTCTTTTGTCACGCATAAATTGTTTATGTCAATACATTTTTTGAAGCTTTTCGGTTTCTGAGGTGGTTTACATCAAATTCATTATGAGCACAGAGACCTGCGTTTTTAAGAATTTTCAATAAATTTATGCGAAATTTAAATTGAATTCTTTTCGATAGCCCCACAAGCTCATCTGCTCAATTGGGAAATTAAAATGACTTTAGATAATTTCGAACCTGAACAACTTCCTGGTTTCCAATTTATTGATCATATAGCAATTGCTGTACTGCAAGGAACTTTAGATGCTCAAGTGAATGCCTATCGAAAGATGGGTTTTCGGGAAGTGCACAGAGAGGAGGTTCTAGGGAATGACCAAGTGAGGGAGGTTCTTTTGCAAGTAGGTAAGAGCCAGAACCTGATTCAGTTGCTGGAGCCTCTAAATGATAGTTCACCAGTGCAGAGGATGATTGATCGGCAAAATGGCAAAGGTGGCCTAGCACATGTGGGATTGAGAGTCAAAAGTGCTGAAGAGGCTTATCATTACATGTCTAAAAACGGATTTCGTTTGATTGATCCAGTTCCCCGGCCTGGATCTAGAGGTACAACGGTCTTTTTCGTACACCCAAAATCAAGAGATGATCAGCCTTTCGGAGTCCTTTACGAAATTGTCGAAGATTCGAATGATAATCTAGAACAAAATTGAATTTATGAGAATTATCGTTGTAGGTGGAGCTGGTTACATTGGTAGTCACGTAACAAAATCTTTGTTGGAAGCTGGCCACCAGCCAGTAGTTGTCGACAATCTGCAAAGTGGTAAAGCAGAAAATCTACTACCTGGAGTCCCCTTCGTACATGCTGATTTGAGAATTCCAGAGACTCTGCAGGGAGTCCTGAATGGATGTGAGGGATTAGTGCATCTTGCTGCATTGAAAGCAGCTGGAGATTCAATGACACAACCTGAAAAATATGTTAATCACAATATCTCGGGAACAATACAGCTTCTCAATGCGGCTACTGAATCAGGCGTTCGTTTTGTTATTTTTTCCTCAACCGCTGCAGTTTATGGGGATCCTCAATACATTCCGATGGATGAAGAACATCCCACAAAACCCAGCAACTTTTATGGCTACACAAAACTGGCAATTGAAGAACTGTTGAGTTGGTATGCTCAATTGAAAGGGGTTAGGTTTGCCTCACTCCGCTATTTCAATGCTGCTGGCTACGATCTTGACGGGAAGATCAAGGGATTGGAAAGCGAACCAAATAATTTATTACCTATCGTGATGGAGGCTGTCATCGGCAAAAGACCATTTGTTGAAGTTTTTGGGACTGACTACGAAACTCAAGATGGGAGTTGTATTAGAGATTACATCCACGTCAACGATTTGGCTGACGGACACGTCAGGGCTCTGGAATATTTGACTAGAGAAACTGATAATCCCATTCTGAATCTCGGAACGTCAAACGGGATGAGTGTGCTTGAGATTCTTGAGCACACCAAAAACCTTTCTCATACAAACTTTGATGTCAGGTTTGGTCCCAGAAGACCAGGAGATCCCGCAATCGTCCTTGCCAAGGCTACTAGAGCGAAAACTCTGCTGGGGTGGGAAGCGAAACGAAGCGACCCAAACACCTTAATAAACTCTATGCTCAATGCTTACAGGGCAACTCGCTAGATTTATTGTCAATTGACAATAAATCACAGAATAAATAATTTCGAAATTTCAGTATTCAGTTTATAGAATTTTCTAGAAAACTCGGCCAAACCAGATAGCTTTGCCAAGAATATCGAACGATTCACCACAATCACCTGAAAGTGTGATGGGTGGATAGTTGAGGTTATCACTGATGATTTGAATCAAGCCCTTTGGTTGACGCTGAAGACGTTTCACCATCAACATGTCATCCAAACGAATCACGTAGATCCCTTCACGAGCAAACACTGTCTGCTGTCGGTCGATCAGCAATAAGTCATTTTCCTCAAGGGTCGGTTCCATACTATCTCCTTCCACAGAAACCAATACCATCTGATCTGCGGATCTCCCAAGTTGCTGTCTTAACCAACGATCCTGAAAAGGCATTTGCTCCACAATCGTTTGATCCACTGTCCAACTTCCTCCCCCAGCGCTGACTTTGACGTCATACCTTGGAATATGTACAACCTCAGTTCCAAAGTCTTTTTTTGTCGAATCCAAGTACATTTTCCCAATTCCTCGTAGTAACCAGTCCAGACTGATAGAATATTTCTCAGAAAGTTGAATTAGGTAAGGAATGGTTGGTAGAATTCTGCCTTTGCAGACATCCGTTGCGAAGGATGGAGCCTTACCAGTCTCTCTGGAAAACAAACTGCGGTTTCCGGCTGCCACTTCTTCAATAACTTTTTGAAAACGAAATATTAAACCTTCCATAATTCCTCCAAGTAAGTTGAGAAAAAATTTGCATAATATGGAAAATTCATAAAATGAAAAGAAATTTTACTAAAATCTCGAAATGAGTTTTGAAATCATCGATATACCAGATGGGGATTTGACCTTTTCAAGAACTTGGCGAGAATCCGAGTCAGTGGATTGGATTGAGCGCTTGAAAAAAGAAATTGAATGGGAGCAACATCGAATCAAAATCTTTGGGAAATGGGTTGAGTGTCCAAGATTATCAGCTTGGTATGGTGATCCAGGGGCTGTGTACAGCTATTCAAATCTAAGTTTGAATCCTAAAGCTTGGACACCCACATTGCTGGAAGTTCGTAATCAGTTAGTTGAAACGATTGAGAGGCCATTCAACAGTGTACTATTAAACTTATATAGGAATGGGAATGATAGCATGGGTTGGCACAGTGATGATGAATGGGAAATGGGCGTAAATCCTGTGATTGCATCAATCAGTCTTGGAGGTTCCCGGATCATGAAATTTCGACATCGCTCTGATTCTGAAGTGTCCAACTTTGCACTTGAGCTCTCAACCGGATCACTTCTAATCATGGCGGGAACTACGCAAAAATTCTGGCAACATGAAATTCCTAAAACAAAAAAACTAGTCGGTGAACGGTTGAATTTAACATTTCGATTTGTTCAAGGCCGATAAATCATTTTGATTTGACTGATGCCTAACCTAAGTGATCCCCGACTAATTAAGTCTCAATGTAGTGATCTGCAACCCATTAAAATCCTCCATCAGAATCCATGGTTCTCTTTGAAATCAAGAGGAGACTTCTTTACGATTGAACCAAGCTTTGGCGTGGTGCTGATTCTGCCGGTTGTTGAGGGTAGCTCAATTGTGCTGGTTGAAGTAAAGCGACCCGTTCTAAATGATATGCATTCCATGGAAATTCCAGCTGGCGGTCTTGAGACAGGTGAGTCTCCACAGGATGGGGCCTTGAGAGAATTATATGAGGAGACAGGAATCAAAATTTCTGCAAATCAGCTCAAACAGCAGAGTCCACTTGCTCTTTCTCCGAGGGATCCCTGTCTAGCTTACATCTATGAAGCAGAAATCAGTATGGATGAATTTTTGGTGAGAGCCCACCACGATGAAGAAATCAGTCAAGTAAGACTCTTTAATTTTGCAGAAGTTCAAAGACTACTAGTCAGTGGTGAAATATATTTGGCTGGGATTGTGGGACTGTTAAGTCGCTTTTTGTTGAAAAATCTCTCTGCTATCAACAATTCGACCTGAAATAATCTTTTAAAAAATTTTGTATTTTCATTGCAACTATTCCCTGTTGGGCAAACTTTGAATTTCTTAAATATCTTTACATCTTGAGTTCCAAAAAAGGTAAATCTCATGGATAATTTTTCGTTTCTAGGCAACGGAGACATCGGCAATTTTGACCATCTGTTCGAACAGTTCTATCAGGATCCTGAATCGGTAGACGAAAGTTGGCGTCGTTTTTTTGAAGGTTTTGAGTTTTCAAAAGCAAATTACAACCAACAAGGCATTGACGCATCAATGCCTGAGGCTTTTCAGAAAGAAGTCAATGTACTCAATCTAATTGGAGCCTATCGTCAAAGAGGACATCTTTTCGCCAAGACAAATCCTATTCGGACGAGGAGACTACATGAACAACCAATTCAGTTAGAAAATTTCAACCTCAACGAGGGGGATTTCGAAACCGTTTTCCAAGCTGGCAGCAGGATTGGCTTAGGACCAACAACTTTGCGAGAAATTGTAGATTTTCTTGGAAAAACGTATTGTGGGTCAATCGGTGCCGAATATAAATTTGTTCGGACTCCACACGTAGTTGACTGGATTCAGTCTAGGGTTGAGCAGAATCGTAACCACACCATTTTCGACAAAGAAGAGAAGCAACAAATCTATGAAAAATTGATGAGAGCAGTCGATTTTGAAGCTTTTCTTCACACGAAGTTCGTAGGACAAAAACGATTCTCGCTTGAGGGTGCAGAAGCGATCATTCCAGCTCTAGAAACACTAGTTGAGGAAGGTGCCGTTCTGGGGGTTAAAGAATTTGTAATTGGTATGGCCCATCGTGGACGTCTAAATGTGTTAGCAAATATTCTGAACAAGAGTTACGAGAACATTTTTGCAGAATTTGAAGGGAAATCTTTCGGAGATTCCCACTTTGAAGGAGATGTGAAATACCACATGGGTTATTCGAGTGACCGAATTGCCCATAATGGTGAGAAAGTCCACTTGAGTCTCGCTCCAAATCCTTCCCACCTTGAAGCTGTAAACCCCGTTGTTGAAGGAATGGCTAGGGCCAAAATTGAAAAGCGCTACTCTGGAGATGAGAAGAAACTCGTCCCTATTCTCATTCATGGGGATGCTTCAATTGCAGGGCAAGGGATCATTTATGAGGTTCTTCAAATGTCCCAATTGGAAGGCTACAAGACAGGGGGAACCGTACATGTTGTACTCAACAACCAGGTAGGCTTTACGACCGACTATATTGAAAGTCGTTCCAGCACTTACTGTACTGATATCGCCAAAACAACGCTTTCACCGGTATTCCATGTCAATGGAGATGATATTGAGGCTGTAGTCCATACAATCGAAATGGCGCTGGAATTCCGTCAGCAGTTCCATCGGGATGTCTTTGTGGATATCCTTGCTTACCGCAAACACGGGCACAACGAAGGTGACGAACCACGCTTTACACAACCAACTCTTTACAAGTTGATTGGTAAGCACCCCAACCCAAAAATGATTTATCGTAATCGGCTGATTGATGAAGGTACTTTCAGTGGAGAAGAATTAGACGATATTGATCGTAATTTCAGAGAACAAATGAACTCCTCGCTGGAGCTCTCGCACCAAAGAGAACAACTAGAGCCCACCTCTTTCTTTGAAGGAGATTGGCAAGGGCTAAGATTAGCACAACAGGAAGAACACCAGAAATCGCCTGACACTGGTGTAGATCGGTCAAAACTCCATGAATTAGCAAAAAAACTGACAACACTCCCCGAGGATTGGAAGATTTTCCCGAAAATCCGAAATCTCTACAAAGATCGATCAAAGATGGTCAACGAAAGAGAGATTCTTGATTGGGGCATGGGTGAGCAACTAGCCTATGCTTCTCTACTTGACGAGGGAACTGGAATTAGAATCAGTGGTCAGGATGTTCGACGTGGCACATTCTCTCATAGACATGCAGTTGTCGTGGAAGAAGACGACACGAAGCATTTTCCTCTCATGCATCTCAGTAATTCCCAAGGATTGCTGAGTATTTATAATTCACATCTTTCCGAATATGGAGTCCTTGGCTTTGAGTATGGTTATGCTGTGTCATCACCTAAAGATCTGGTGATTTGGGAAGCGCAATTTGGTGATTTTGCTAATGGTGCTCAAATAATTATTGATCAATTTATTGCTTCTGCAGAAACAAAGTGGCAGCGGATGAATGGTTTGGTTCTCCAATTACCACATGGATATGAGGGCCAAGGTCCAGAGCACTCATCAGCAAGAATTGAAAGATTTATGACCTTGTGTGCCGACAACAACTTGTACATTCTGAACTGCACAACTCCGGCCAATCTATTTCATGCTCTTCGAAGGCAGACTGCACGTCCATTTCGAAAACCATTGGTGATCTTCACCCCAAAAAGTCTGCTGCGTCATCCAAAGTGTGTCAGTTCTCTAAATGATTTTGAAAAGGGCACCTGTTTTCAAGAAATTATTGATGATAATTATGCTGATCCAGCAAAGGTCAAAAGAGTCTTGTTTTGCAACGGAAAAATCTACTATGACCTTTTAGAGAGGCAGCATTCTGAAGCACGCAAAGATGTTGCTGTTGTGCGCCTAGAGCAGCTCTATCCAATGGCAACAGAACAGATCATGGAAATACGAAATCGTTACGTACAGACGCAGGAGTGGTTTTGGGTTCAGGAGGAGCCCGAAAATATGGGTGCGGCAGGATTCATGATGAGGAAATTTCCTGATCTGGGAAGCTCCTTGAAGTTGGTTTCGCGCAAAGAAAGCAGTAGTCCTTCAACCGGATTTTCCGTGATGCACAAAAAGCAACAAGAAGAATTAATTCATCGAGCGTTTGCTTAAATTCCTCAAATTATAATTCTAAGCTCAGAGATAAAGTATGTCCTTCGTTGAGATAAAGATCCCTAGCCCCGGAGAATCAATCACAGAGGTTACTATTGAAACCTGGCACAAGGCAGATGGAGAATTCGTTCAGGTTGATGAAATTTTATGCGAGATTGAAACTGACAAAGCAACGTTACCTATGCCCGCAGAGGTTGCGGGGACAGTTCAAATCATATTGCAAGAGGGGACTGACGCAAAAGTAGGAGACGTACTTTGTAAAATTGACACAGCTGGAGTACCAAGTGCTGATTCAAGCGGACCAACTATCCAATCATCAAATGCAGCGCCCGAGAAGGTAGCACAATCCAGAGTTGGGTATGCAGCTGGACATCCATCTCCTGCAGCGCAAAAGTTGATGAACGAAGCAGAGATCTCTGCTAACCAGATTCAAGGTTCTGGCCCAGGCAATCGAATTACAAAGCAGGATGTGGAACTAGCTAAAAATCAGCAGCCTCCACCCCTGAAAACTGAGTCCACAGCCGTTGTACCCTCCACCCAATCTAAATCTGATGGAGATACCGTTCCTAAGTCCTCCAGCAGGGAGCAGCGACGTGAAAAAATGTCTCGGCTGCGGACCAAACTTTCGGAACGCCTCGTAGCAGTGAAGAACGAAACCGCCATGCTGACAACCTTTAATGAGGTTGACATGAGTGCGATCTTCGCTATGAGAAAGGATTACAAGGACAAATTTGAAAAAAAATATGGGCAGCGTCTTGGTTTTATGGGCTTCTTCACCAAAGCTGTGAGCGAGGCTGTTCAAGATTTTCCCGCAGTGAATGCAATGATTGATGGCAATGAGATTGTTTATAGTGATTTCGTCGACATCGGCATCGCTGTAAGTGCTCCAAAAGGGTTAGTAGTCCCTGTCGTTCGCAATGCGGAAAGTATGAATATTCCACAAATTGAACTGGAGATTGGGAGACTTGCTAAGCGAGCAAGGGATAATAAGTTGAGCGTTGAAGAAATGACGGGAGGTACTTTCTCGATCACTAACGGTGGCGTCTTCGGGTCCATGCTTTCAACACCGATCATCAACCCTCCTCAAAGCGCCATTCTAGGGATGCATAACGTGGTGGAACGACCAGTAGCTTTAAACGGACAGGTAGTGATTCGTCCGGTTATGTACTTAGCTCTCAGTTACGATCATCGAATCATTGATGGGCGTGAATCTGTCAGTTTCCTATTCAAAGTGAAAGAATATCTCGAGAATCCTGCGAGGATACTTCTGGGAGTATGAAACTAAAGGAAGGATGATTTAGCGAAAAGATAGTCGGTACTTGCTAAGAGGCACCGACTACTCAAAGTATTAATTTGTTGCGGGAGGCACCTCCTCATCTCTTCGGAATTGAGCTAACCGATCCGCTTGTGGCAGAGAGGCCAAATGGGCATAAATTGCGGGAAGCGCGTTGCTTCTGCGCAATTTAAGAAAATCGTTGTCGCCAAGCTTGTTAAGATTTTCCTCGTTCACAAGATATAAGCCTCGAATCTGCTGGTTTTGGCCCATGTTTTGGAAGTTGAGATTCATTGAGGTAAACAGGTTCATGTCTTTCAATTCCTTGGAAACCTGGTGAGTGAACTGCTCCATTTGGTGTAACTCGGTCAGATACTTCCTGACATGTTCCATTGTCTCACTCAACTCCCCTTCTGCTGTGAACAAGGGATTCCCTTCCTCGGTTCCAACCAATTCACTTTCCTCATCAACACAAATTAGAAATTGATTGGGATCCTGGGTAGGTGCAAGGGTAAACGGATACCTGCGAATAGCAGCAGGAACATAGGGAACTAACCATTTTCCCTGATCATCAATATAAAGATTCTCCCCTTGCTGTAGCCCGAGCAAAGCAACAGGCCTGAATTCCTTTGAACTGGGCTCTTCTAAAAAGATGATTGAATAGTAAGCAGCAGCTCTGAAAAATTCTTTGAGAGCAATGGGAGCAATATGAAAATCTTTAGCAAAAAGGAAATTGTCTGTTCCCTTGACAAACAGATGGCTGTGATTTTCTTTTGTTACGGGTACAACTTTCTTAAACATGCGACTCCTGTGCATGGTTGGAAATGGATCAAAGAGACTCAGCCTTTCAATGGCTCGTCTTATCAAAATTACTAGACTTTGAACGTTACACTCAAGCCCACAATATAAAATCATTCAGGAATGGGTCAAGTTGACTGCTACTGAGCTAATTCATGTAAAAAATGAAAAGTCATCAATGTGGAAACGTTCAAGGGGTTGGATTCGCAATGGAAAAGACCCAACCAGTCTT encodes the following:
- the argS gene encoding arginine--tRNA ligase — its product is MNIFVRSLGMGIHLTLLKLQPDYECTLESLVGLIETPPQQEMGDYAFPCFTLAKIFRKAPAQIANELMLDLQANLYESSLFESFSSLGPYLNVKVNSSEMAKQVLPEIHKGNWFSKNSSEQKTQMMIEFSQPNTHKGFHVGHCRNVALGDSLVQLFRYNGYQVIAANYIGDVGTHIAKCLWFYQEKNNESPPYIHKGEWLGELYTASTWALEGQTGSEKEETQKKISALLAKLEEKEPQITQIWEETRNWSLEDFEQIYKWLGTEFDHVFYESEVDEEGKQLVIQGAKDGLFQKSDGAIGVDLNDEKLGFFLLLKSDGNTLYSTKDLALAKRKFEEFGIERSIYVVGAEQTLHFQQVFATLNKMGYEQASNCFHLPYALVVMPEGKMSSRAGNVILFSKLQREMCDFVRINYLESHRESWSDGEIESTTRKVAVAAIKYGMLNQDPNKQITFSLKDWLVSEGNTGVYLIYAYVRIQSIVRKFEKFDPQAEIDFELLKHSHEKALIRKLFDFNDIVYQAAEQYRPSLLARTLFELCKDFSRCYSSCSVKHAESTELKLARLNLFSAVAATLLTGLNLLGIEPPERM
- a CDS encoding VOC family protein: MTLDNFEPEQLPGFQFIDHIAIAVLQGTLDAQVNAYRKMGFREVHREEVLGNDQVREVLLQVGKSQNLIQLLEPLNDSSPVQRMIDRQNGKGGLAHVGLRVKSAEEAYHYMSKNGFRLIDPVPRPGSRGTTVFFVHPKSRDDQPFGVLYEIVEDSNDNLEQN
- the galE gene encoding UDP-glucose 4-epimerase GalE, with protein sequence MRIIVVGGAGYIGSHVTKSLLEAGHQPVVVDNLQSGKAENLLPGVPFVHADLRIPETLQGVLNGCEGLVHLAALKAAGDSMTQPEKYVNHNISGTIQLLNAATESGVRFVIFSSTAAVYGDPQYIPMDEEHPTKPSNFYGYTKLAIEELLSWYAQLKGVRFASLRYFNAAGYDLDGKIKGLESEPNNLLPIVMEAVIGKRPFVEVFGTDYETQDGSCIRDYIHVNDLADGHVRALEYLTRETDNPILNLGTSNGMSVLEILEHTKNLSHTNFDVRFGPRRPGDPAIVLAKATRAKTLLGWEAKRSDPNTLINSMLNAYRATR
- a CDS encoding helix-turn-helix transcriptional regulator, whose amino-acid sequence is MEGLIFRFQKVIEEVAAGNRSLFSRETGKAPSFATDVCKGRILPTIPYLIQLSEKYSISLDWLLRGIGKMYLDSTKKDFGTEVVHIPRYDVKVSAGGGSWTVDQTIVEQMPFQDRWLRQQLGRSADQMVLVSVEGDSMEPTLEENDLLLIDRQQTVFAREGIYVIRLDDMLMVKRLQRQPKGLIQIISDNLNYPPITLSGDCGESFDILGKAIWFGRVF
- a CDS encoding alpha-ketoglutarate-dependent dioxygenase AlkB, whose protein sequence is MSFEIIDIPDGDLTFSRTWRESESVDWIERLKKEIEWEQHRIKIFGKWVECPRLSAWYGDPGAVYSYSNLSLNPKAWTPTLLEVRNQLVETIERPFNSVLLNLYRNGNDSMGWHSDDEWEMGVNPVIASISLGGSRIMKFRHRSDSEVSNFALELSTGSLLIMAGTTQKFWQHEIPKTKKLVGERLNLTFRFVQGR
- a CDS encoding NUDIX hydrolase, which translates into the protein MPNLSDPRLIKSQCSDLQPIKILHQNPWFSLKSRGDFFTIEPSFGVVLILPVVEGSSIVLVEVKRPVLNDMHSMEIPAGGLETGESPQDGALRELYEETGIKISANQLKQQSPLALSPRDPCLAYIYEAEISMDEFLVRAHHDEEISQVRLFNFAEVQRLLVSGEIYLAGIVGLLSRFLLKNLSAINNST
- a CDS encoding 2-oxoglutarate dehydrogenase E1 component, with amino-acid sequence MDNFSFLGNGDIGNFDHLFEQFYQDPESVDESWRRFFEGFEFSKANYNQQGIDASMPEAFQKEVNVLNLIGAYRQRGHLFAKTNPIRTRRLHEQPIQLENFNLNEGDFETVFQAGSRIGLGPTTLREIVDFLGKTYCGSIGAEYKFVRTPHVVDWIQSRVEQNRNHTIFDKEEKQQIYEKLMRAVDFEAFLHTKFVGQKRFSLEGAEAIIPALETLVEEGAVLGVKEFVIGMAHRGRLNVLANILNKSYENIFAEFEGKSFGDSHFEGDVKYHMGYSSDRIAHNGEKVHLSLAPNPSHLEAVNPVVEGMARAKIEKRYSGDEKKLVPILIHGDASIAGQGIIYEVLQMSQLEGYKTGGTVHVVLNNQVGFTTDYIESRSSTYCTDIAKTTLSPVFHVNGDDIEAVVHTIEMALEFRQQFHRDVFVDILAYRKHGHNEGDEPRFTQPTLYKLIGKHPNPKMIYRNRLIDEGTFSGEELDDIDRNFREQMNSSLELSHQREQLEPTSFFEGDWQGLRLAQQEEHQKSPDTGVDRSKLHELAKKLTTLPEDWKIFPKIRNLYKDRSKMVNEREILDWGMGEQLAYASLLDEGTGIRISGQDVRRGTFSHRHAVVVEEDDTKHFPLMHLSNSQGLLSIYNSHLSEYGVLGFEYGYAVSSPKDLVIWEAQFGDFANGAQIIIDQFIASAETKWQRMNGLVLQLPHGYEGQGPEHSSARIERFMTLCADNNLYILNCTTPANLFHALRRQTARPFRKPLVIFTPKSLLRHPKCVSSLNDFEKGTCFQEIIDDNYADPAKVKRVLFCNGKIYYDLLERQHSEARKDVAVVRLEQLYPMATEQIMEIRNRYVQTQEWFWVQEEPENMGAAGFMMRKFPDLGSSLKLVSRKESSSPSTGFSVMHKKQQEELIHRAFA
- the odhB gene encoding 2-oxoglutarate dehydrogenase complex dihydrolipoyllysine-residue succinyltransferase gives rise to the protein MSFVEIKIPSPGESITEVTIETWHKADGEFVQVDEILCEIETDKATLPMPAEVAGTVQIILQEGTDAKVGDVLCKIDTAGVPSADSSGPTIQSSNAAPEKVAQSRVGYAAGHPSPAAQKLMNEAEISANQIQGSGPGNRITKQDVELAKNQQPPPLKTESTAVVPSTQSKSDGDTVPKSSSREQRREKMSRLRTKLSERLVAVKNETAMLTTFNEVDMSAIFAMRKDYKDKFEKKYGQRLGFMGFFTKAVSEAVQDFPAVNAMIDGNEIVYSDFVDIGIAVSAPKGLVVPVVRNAESMNIPQIELEIGRLAKRARDNKLSVEEMTGGTFSITNGGVFGSMLSTPIINPPQSAILGMHNVVERPVALNGQVVIRPVMYLALSYDHRIIDGRESVSFLFKVKEYLENPARILLGV
- a CDS encoding SapC family protein, producing MFKKVVPVTKENHSHLFVKGTDNFLFAKDFHIAPIALKEFFRAAAYYSIIFLEEPSSKEFRPVALLGLQQGENLYIDDQGKWLVPYVPAAIRRYPFTLAPTQDPNQFLICVDEESELVGTEEGNPLFTAEGELSETMEHVRKYLTELHQMEQFTHQVSKELKDMNLFTSMNLNFQNMGQNQQIRGLYLVNEENLNKLGDNDFLKLRRSNALPAIYAHLASLPQADRLAQFRRDEEVPPATN